Proteins from a single region of Antechinus flavipes isolate AdamAnt ecotype Samford, QLD, Australia chromosome 2, AdamAnt_v2, whole genome shotgun sequence:
- the URI1 gene encoding unconventional prefoldin RPB5 interactor 1 isoform X2 codes for MEARPRPGLVAAASSMQPLRSEHVARLREEQEKVVTGCQEKIQHWMKVEHDYEALQERLNTLPDKLSYDIMVPFGSLAFMPGQLVNTNEVTVLLGDNWFCKCSAKQAVGLVEHRKKHVRKALDDLKKVMKNFESRVEFTEDLKRMSDAAGDIVDIREDIKNDIETKGKHRTAHRPHSKPKTSDAFEADFIDDPKSEGSFLSEKELWARLDELERQEDLLGELDRKSDTLFINGDDITSSEEEKEDQKTDVTMKHKVTDSLTQGSFQRDITNSKLLNGQVNGSSSYSDDDDDDDDDDDDDDDDDGRGSVDGLGIGNNSVPTIYFSHTVEPKRVRINTGKNTTLKFSEKKEEAKRKRRNSNGNNSHSIPELPNIRTPADVYRVFVDVVNGEYIPRKSILKSRSRENSVCSDTSESSAAELEDRRGMMRSLSHDEAAYTDASEGILDEQENQQKKLFPLTGKLEAFSGTVIEKELLSPVIPHPGTVHPVLPTIPERKEVLSEVSEETTKRISKFKAARLQQRN; via the exons GATGAAGGTAGAGCATGACTATGAGGCTCTTCAAGAAAGACTCAACACATTGCCTGATAAACTCTCTTATGATATTATG GTACCTTTTGGTTCTCTTGCCTTCATGCCAGGACAGCTTGTTAATACCAATGAAGTCACAGTTTTGCTTGGGGACAATTGGTTTTGCAAATGCTCGGCAAAGCAGGCTGTAGGTTTAGTAGAACATAGGAAAAAAC atgttCGGAAAGCAttggatgatttaaaaaaagtgatgaagaacTTTGAATCAAGAGTTGAATTTACAGAAGATTTAAAGAGAATGAGTgat gcAGCAGGTGATATTGTTGATATaagagaagatattaaaaatgacaTTGAAACTAAAG GAAAGCACAGAACTGCTCATAGACCTCATTCAAAACCAAAAACTTCAGATGCTTTTGAAGCAGATTTCATAGATGATCCAAAATCTGAGGGCAGTTTTCTCAGTGAGAAGGAACTGTGGGCTCGACTTGATGAATTAGAAAGACAAGAAGATCTTTTGGGTGAACTCGATAG aAAATCTGATACTTTGTTTATAAATGGAGATGATATAACCTCTtctgaagaggagaaggaagatcaAAAGACAGATGTGACTATGAAACACAAAGTAACAGACTCTCTTACTCAGGGCAGTTTTCAAAGAGACATCACAAATTCGAAGTTACTTAATGGTCAAGTGAATGGTTCAAGTTCttacagtgatgatgatgatgatgatgatgatgatgatgatgatgacgacgacGACGACGGCCGTGGCAGTGTTGATGGTTTAGGAATTGGAAATAATTCCGTACCaacaatatatttttctcatacaGTTGAACCTAAGCGG gTACGAATAAATACTGGaaaaaatactactttaaaattcagtgaaaagaaagaagaagccaAACGAAAACGGAGGAATAGTAATGGCAACAATAGCCATTCTATTCCAGAACTACCTAATATCAGAACTCCTGCTGATGTTTATAG AGTCTTTGTTGATGTTGTGAATGGAGAATACATCCCTCGTAAATCAATTTTGAAGTCTCGGAGCAGAGAAAATAGTGTATGCAGTGACACTAGTGAAAGCAGTGCTGCTGAGCTTGAGGACCGGCGAGGAATGATGAGGAGCCTCAGTCATGATGAAGCTGCCTATACTGATGCCAGCGAAGGCATTTTGGATGAGCAGGAAAATCAACAGAAAAAACTGTTTCCCCTAACAGGAAAACTTGAG gcTTTTTCTGGAACTGTAATAGAAAAAGAACTTTTATCTCCTGTAATACCACACCCAGGCACTGTGCATCCTGTTTTACCAACTATACCTGAACGAAAAGAAGTTTTGTCAGAAGTATCAGAAGAAACtacaaaaagaatttcaaaattcaaagcTGCCAGATTGCAACAGAGAAACTAG
- the URI1 gene encoding unconventional prefoldin RPB5 interactor 1 isoform X1, with protein MWRGSGRSRKRMKVEHDYEALQERLNTLPDKLSYDIMVPFGSLAFMPGQLVNTNEVTVLLGDNWFCKCSAKQAVGLVEHRKKHVRKALDDLKKVMKNFESRVEFTEDLKRMSDAAGDIVDIREDIKNDIETKGKHRTAHRPHSKPKTSDAFEADFIDDPKSEGSFLSEKELWARLDELERQEDLLGELDRKSDTLFINGDDITSSEEEKEDQKTDVTMKHKVTDSLTQGSFQRDITNSKLLNGQVNGSSSYSDDDDDDDDDDDDDDDDDGRGSVDGLGIGNNSVPTIYFSHTVEPKRVRINTGKNTTLKFSEKKEEAKRKRRNSNGNNSHSIPELPNIRTPADVYRVFVDVVNGEYIPRKSILKSRSRENSVCSDTSESSAAELEDRRGMMRSLSHDEAAYTDASEGILDEQENQQKKLFPLTGKLEAFSGTVIEKELLSPVIPHPGTVHPVLPTIPERKEVLSEVSEETTKRISKFKAARLQQRN; from the exons GATGAAGGTAGAGCATGACTATGAGGCTCTTCAAGAAAGACTCAACACATTGCCTGATAAACTCTCTTATGATATTATG GTACCTTTTGGTTCTCTTGCCTTCATGCCAGGACAGCTTGTTAATACCAATGAAGTCACAGTTTTGCTTGGGGACAATTGGTTTTGCAAATGCTCGGCAAAGCAGGCTGTAGGTTTAGTAGAACATAGGAAAAAAC atgttCGGAAAGCAttggatgatttaaaaaaagtgatgaagaacTTTGAATCAAGAGTTGAATTTACAGAAGATTTAAAGAGAATGAGTgat gcAGCAGGTGATATTGTTGATATaagagaagatattaaaaatgacaTTGAAACTAAAG GAAAGCACAGAACTGCTCATAGACCTCATTCAAAACCAAAAACTTCAGATGCTTTTGAAGCAGATTTCATAGATGATCCAAAATCTGAGGGCAGTTTTCTCAGTGAGAAGGAACTGTGGGCTCGACTTGATGAATTAGAAAGACAAGAAGATCTTTTGGGTGAACTCGATAG aAAATCTGATACTTTGTTTATAAATGGAGATGATATAACCTCTtctgaagaggagaaggaagatcaAAAGACAGATGTGACTATGAAACACAAAGTAACAGACTCTCTTACTCAGGGCAGTTTTCAAAGAGACATCACAAATTCGAAGTTACTTAATGGTCAAGTGAATGGTTCAAGTTCttacagtgatgatgatgatgatgatgatgatgatgatgatgatgacgacgacGACGACGGCCGTGGCAGTGTTGATGGTTTAGGAATTGGAAATAATTCCGTACCaacaatatatttttctcatacaGTTGAACCTAAGCGG gTACGAATAAATACTGGaaaaaatactactttaaaattcagtgaaaagaaagaagaagccaAACGAAAACGGAGGAATAGTAATGGCAACAATAGCCATTCTATTCCAGAACTACCTAATATCAGAACTCCTGCTGATGTTTATAG AGTCTTTGTTGATGTTGTGAATGGAGAATACATCCCTCGTAAATCAATTTTGAAGTCTCGGAGCAGAGAAAATAGTGTATGCAGTGACACTAGTGAAAGCAGTGCTGCTGAGCTTGAGGACCGGCGAGGAATGATGAGGAGCCTCAGTCATGATGAAGCTGCCTATACTGATGCCAGCGAAGGCATTTTGGATGAGCAGGAAAATCAACAGAAAAAACTGTTTCCCCTAACAGGAAAACTTGAG gcTTTTTCTGGAACTGTAATAGAAAAAGAACTTTTATCTCCTGTAATACCACACCCAGGCACTGTGCATCCTGTTTTACCAACTATACCTGAACGAAAAGAAGTTTTGTCAGAAGTATCAGAAGAAACtacaaaaagaatttcaaaattcaaagcTGCCAGATTGCAACAGAGAAACTAG